The stretch of DNA TACAGCGTCAACAGATTATTTCTATAAAAATTGAAGCTGTATCGCTCGATAGCACCATCGTGAAAGTCCACCCCGATGGGACCGGGGCCTTAAAAAAACAGGTCCGCAATCCATCGGGAAATCCAAGGGCGGATGGACAACAAAAATTCATATGGTTGCCGCAACTGCCCGATGCGCAATAATATTTAGTCTTTCCCCAGGCAACGACGGCGATGCTCCGGCGGGGAGAAAGTTGCTGTCATCTTGGGAAAAGAAACAAAACAGTTGCCACGTAATCATGGATCGAGCCTATGAGGGCAACGAAACTCAGGCTCTTGTTAGAAGCTTCGGCTATACTCCCGTGGTTCCGCCAAACCCTCGAAGGGTTACGCCGTGGGAGTATGACCGTGAATTATACAAAAAACGCAATGAGATCGAGCGCCTATTTCGTAGACTTAAAGGCTTTAGGCGCGTGGCAACCAGATACGACAAGCTTGATGTCGTGTTCGCCGCATTTATC from Desulfovibrio legallii encodes:
- a CDS encoding IS5 family transposase (programmed frameshift), translating into MKLTEAQYALIKDALPRQRGNVRMSNLQILNAILYVAENGCKWRALPEHFGNWNTIYVRMNRWAKSGTLAKVFDVLQRQQIISIKIEAVSLDSTIVKVHPDGTGALKKPGPQSIGKSKGGWTTKIHMVAATARCAIIFSLSPGNDGDAPAGRKLLSSWEKKQNSCHVIMDRAYEGNETQALVRSFGYTPVVPPNPRRVTPWEYDRELYKKRNEIERLFRRLKGFRRVATRYDKLDVVFAAFIYFALIVDALR